The Halotia branconii CENA392 region AGCTTAATTTTAAGAATAGTTTCATTGTTGTTTCAATCCCTAATAGGGAGTTAATGAAATTTCAACTGATAGAACTCATCATAAACAGCGTAAACCTTATCGTTTCAATCCCTAATAGGGAGTTAATGAAATTTCAACATCAATCGAGAAATGAGGTTTGATATTGAGCAACTTGGTTTCAATCCCTAATAGGGAGTTAATGAAATTTCAACCGGAATTATTAAACTGGAATTTAATAATGATAAAGTTTCAATCCCTAATAGGGAGTTAATGAAATTTCAACATAAAAAGTTAGGCATACAAGATTTAAAACTATCAGTTTCAATCCCTAATAGGGAGTTAATGAAATTTCAACACACAATTTTTACTTTCTTCTATGCCAAAAAATGTTTCAATCCCTAATAGGGAGTTAATGAAATTTCAACAAAGGTGATTGTGAGGGAATACTTGTATTAAATGTTTCAATCCCTAATAGGGAGTTAATGAAATTTCAACTAAACAAGTGTTTCTAGTATATGTTCCGTTTTTGGTTTCAATCCCTAATAGGGAGTTAATGAAATTTCAACCTTCCACAGCTACCGCCATTGGCACAAACAGCTTGTTTCAATCCCTAATAGGGAGTTAATGAAATTTCAACACGAATTTAATGCAGGTTCCCAAACTAGTGCGATTGTTTCAATCCCTAATAGGGAGTTAATGAAATTTCAACTGCAATATTATACTCTTAGAAACTGACTGCTAGGGTTTCAATCCCTAATAGGGAGTTAATGAAATTTCAACTTCGTCATTTGTTAATTGAAGATCAAGAACTTCTTTTGTTTCAATCCCTAATAGGGAGTTAATGAAATTTCAACTCTTCTTTCATGCAATATTATACTCTTAGAAACTGTTTCAATCCCTAATAGGGAGTTAATGAAATTTCAACCTGCCGGGGCTTTAGAGAAGGATGGATATAAATATGTTTCAATCCCTAATAGGGAGTTAATGAAATTTCAACGGCGGCTACCTAAAAGCTAGCGTGTATTAGGTTTTCAAGGTTCTGTGGCGCGAATGAGCAAATCATAGCATGGGAAATCGGCATTAAATTGGAGCAAAATGGCTAAAATAGAGTCTGTGTAAGGTGCGCGGGTACTTGAACAACTATTTTTTCTAAAACTCTTGCACCAGGAAGATTTGAAGCACTTTTTCACCAATCTCTTTTTAAACAGCTAACCATCCGCGCATTCAGCAAAAAAAATAGTGTCATCACGAATTTTTTCTCCGCCAATACGTTCAACTTTACCTACACAACAGGCACATAAGAAGTAAAAGAGGATACTATCGCTTTCAGGCTTGATTAACTTATTCAAGCGCGATCGCAATTTAGCATACTGAGTATCAGTTAGATAACATTCAAACACACTATACTGTACCCACTGTCCATAAGACTTGAGAATTTTATGGATTTTGGTACGGCGTTTATCTTCTGAAATATCGTAGGACACAATCACATTCATTGCTATTTTCTTCTCTAGTTTCTACTTCAAAACCAATGGGGGATATTTTTCTGTTTCACCCATTAAGTATTTCGCTAATAATCGAGCCTGTAGTTCAAATGCTTCTTGGTAACTACATTTACGTCCTAATACAGGATGTTTAAATTCAGATTGTTTCTTTTGTGCGTATTGCTGCAAAAATCTTTTTCGCCCTTCTGGGGTTAAAGAAACTGCTCCACTCAAAGGTTCTGTCAGAAAATCTATTGGTGTCAACAGTTGCTTATTTAATGTAGACAATACTACTGCATCTACTATTAAAGGACGAAATTCTTCCATTAAATCTAATGCCAATGACGGTCTACCATAACGTTCACAATGTAAGTATCCTAAATATGGATCAAATCCTGCAATGTTGACTGCACCTTGAATATCATGCCGTAATAATGAATAGCCAAAGCTAAGTAAAGAATTAACTGGATCTGTTGGAGGACGGCGAACACGGTTATTAAAACTAAATTCTGTAGTCCGAATTAATTGGTTAAAACAAGCAAAATAAGCAGCGCTTCCAGCACCTTCCAATCCTCGCAATGAATTAATATTTTTAGTAGTCTCGATTGGTGCGATCGCTTGTTCTAAACGTGTTACATTCACAGATAAATCTAAGTTTGAATTTTCACGTTGGCGACGGATGAGAAAATTACGGTAGTTTTTCAGCTTTCCACGGACAAAACCTTGTACTAGATGAATGGCTTGGGCTGATTCACCTATTGCT contains the following coding sequences:
- the cas2 gene encoding CRISPR-associated endonuclease Cas2 — encoded protein: MNVIVSYDISEDKRRTKIHKILKSYGQWVQYSVFECYLTDTQYAKLRSRLNKLIKPESDSILFYFLCACCVGKVERIGGEKIRDDTIFFAECADG
- the cas1d gene encoding type I-D CRISPR-associated endonuclease Cas1d, giving the protein MGTVYVTQDDAFVGKIDERLHVKFDKKTILDVPLIKIDGVVILGRATISPAAISELLERHIPLTFLTNNGCYLGTLQPEVTKNIFVRKAQWQAIGESAQAIHLVQGFVRGKLKNYRNFLIRRQRENSNLDLSVNVTRLEQAIAPIETTKNINSLRGLEGAGSAAYFACFNQLIRTTEFSFNNRVRRPPTDPVNSLLSFGYSLLRHDIQGAVNIAGFDPYLGYLHCERYGRPSLALDLMEEFRPLIVDAVVLSTLNKQLLTPIDFLTEPLSGAVSLTPEGRKRFLQQYAQKKQSEFKHPVLGRKCSYQEAFELQARLLAKYLMGETEKYPPLVLK